One Paralichthys olivaceus isolate ysfri-2021 chromosome 21, ASM2471397v2, whole genome shotgun sequence genomic window carries:
- the exoc7 gene encoding exocyst complex component 7 isoform X14 encodes MIPTEDASARKREIEDKLKQEQETLSFIRENLEKSDQLTNGMVSILSSFESRLMQLENSIIPVHKQTENLQRLQENVDKTLSCMDHVISYYHVAKDTDRIIREGPTGRLDEYLACIAKIQKAVDYFQDNNPDSPELNTVKARFDKGKELLEAEFRSLLTRYSKPVPPILILDAISVDEELEVQEDVVLEHLPEAVLQDIICIAGWLVEYGHNQDFMNVYFQIRSNQLDRSIKGLKDHFRKNSASSGILYSPAVQTKRKDTPTKKAPKRPGKDDVLDIEIDSYIHCISAFVKLAQSEYVLLTEIIPEHHQKKTFDSLIQEALDNLMLEGDNIVSAARRAIMRHDYSAVLTIFPILRHLKMNKSEFDATLQGTAASTKNKLPTLITSMETIGAKALEEFADSIKNDPDKEYNMPKDGTVHELTSNAILFLQQLLDFHETAGAMLASQETSSASSYTSDFNKRLLSSYICKVLGNLQLNLLSKSKVYEDSALSSIFLHNNYNYILKSLEKSELIQLVTVTQKKAESSYRELIEQQIQMYQRSWLKVTEHLTDRNMPVFQPGTKLKDKERQVIKDKFKGFNDGLDELCKTQKGWAIPDKEQRDFIRQAQRKVVSDTYRAFLLRCANISFTKNPEKYHKYRPEEVEEMIEKLFDTSA; translated from the exons ATGATTCCTACCGAAGATGCGTCCGcgaggaagagagagatagaagatAAACTGaaacag GAACAAGAGACTCTGTCGTTCATCAGAGAGAATCTGGAGAAGAGTGATCAGCTGACCAATGGCATg GTCTCCATCCTGTCGTCGTTCGAGAGCCGCCTGATGCAGCTGGAGAACTCCATAATCCCCGTCCACAAGCAGACGGAGAACCTGCAGCGGCTGCAGGAGAACGTGGACAAGACTCTGTCCTGCATGGATCACGTCATCAGTTACTATCACGTGGCCAAAGACACGGACAGGATCATCAGAGAGGG ACCGACGGGTCGACTCGACGAGTATCTCGCTTGCATCGCAAAGATCCAGAAAGCTGTGGATTACTTTCAGGACAACAATCCCGACAGTCCTGAACTCAACACAGTG AAAGCTCGTTTTGATAAGGGtaaggagctgctggaggccgAGTTCCGCAGCCTGCTGACCCGCTACAGCAAACCCGTCCCCCCCATCCTCATCCTGGACGCCATCAGCGTGGACGAGGagctggaggtgcaggaggaCGTGGTGCTGGAACATCTGCCTGAGGCCGTGCTCCAGGACATCATCTGCATCGCCGGCTGGCTGGTGGAGTACGGACACAACCAGG ATTTCATGAACGTCTACTTCCAGATCAGGTCCAATCAGCTCGATCGATCCATCAAAGGCCTGAAGGATCATTTCCGCAAGAACAGCGCCTCCTCCGGGATCCTCTACTCCCCCGCCGTCCAGACCAAACGCAAGGACACGCCCACCAAAAAGGCTCCTAAGAGACCAG GGAAAGACGACGTCCTGGACATCGAGATCGACTCGTACATCCACTGCATCAGCGCCTTCGTCAAGCTGGCGCAGAGCGAGTACGTGCTGCTGACGGAGATCATCCCCGAGCACCATCAGAAGAAGACGTTTGACTCCCTCATTCAG GAAGCTCTGGACAACCTGATGCTGGAGGGAGACAACATCGTGTCGGCGGCGCGCAGAGCCATCATGCGTCACGACTACTCAGCCGTCCTCACCATCTTCCCCATCCTGAGACACCTGAAGATGAACAAGTCTGAGTTCGATGCCACGCTGCAG ggaACAGCAGCGAGCACCAAGAACAAACTGCCCACACTCATCACGTCCATGGAGACGATCGGAGCCAAAGCTCTGGAGGAGTTCGCCGACAGCATCAAG AACGACCCTGATAAAGAATACAACATGCCCAAAGACGGGACCGTGCACGAGCTGACCAGCAAC GCGATCctgttcctgcagcagctgctcgaCTTCCACGAGACGGCCGGAGCCATGTTGGCGTCACAAG AGACGAGTTCAGCGAGCAGCTACACCTCCGACTTCAACAAACGGCTCCTCAGCAGCTACATAT GTAAAGTTCTGGGAAACCTGCAGCTGAACTTGCTCAGTAAATCCAAAGTGTACGAGGACTCAGCGCTGAGCTCCATCTTCCtgcacaacaactacaactacatCCTCAAGTCTCTGGAGAA GTCTGAGTTGATCCAGCTGGTGACTGTGACCCAGAAGAAAGCTGAGAGTTCGTACCGAGAGCTGATAGAGCAGCAGATCCAGATGTACCAGCGCAG CTGGCTGAAAGTCACAGAGCACCTGACCGACAGGAACATGCCCGTCTTCCAACCCGGCACCAAG CTGAAAGATAAAGAACGACAAGTAATCAAAGACAAATTCAAG GGTTTTAACGACGGGCTGGACGAGTTGTGTAAGACTCAGAAGGGTTGGGCCATTCCCGACAAGGAGCAGCGGGACTTCATCCGTCAGGCTCAGAGGAAAGTGGTGTCGGATACGTACAGAGCGTTTCTGCTGCG ATGTGCCAACATTTCTTTCACCAAGAACCCTGAGAAGTATCACAAGTATCGCccggaggaagtggaggagatgaTCGAGAAGCTGTTCGACACGTCCGCCTGA
- the exoc7 gene encoding exocyst complex component 7 isoform X10: protein MIPTEDASARKREIEDKLKQEQETLSFIRENLEKSDQLTNGMVSILSSFESRLMQLENSIIPVHKQTENLQRLQENVDKTLSCMDHVISYYHVAKDTDRIIREGPTGRLDEYLACIAKIQKAVDYFQDNNPDSPELNTVKARFDKGKELLEAEFRSLLTRYSKPVPPILILDAISVDEELEVQEDVVLEHLPEAVLQDIICIAGWLVEYGHNQDFMNVYFQIRSNQLDRSIKGLKDHFRKNSASSGILYSPAVQTKRKDTPTKKAPKRPGTIRKAQNLLKQYSQHGLDGKKGGSNLTPLEGKDDVLDIEIDSYIHCISAFVKLAQSEYVLLTEIIPEHHQKKTFDSLIQEALDNLMLEGDNIVSAARRAIMRHDYSAVLTIFPILRHLKMNKSEFDATLQGTAASTKNKLPTLITSMETIGAKALEEFADSIKNDPDKEYNMPKDGTVHELTSNAILFLQQLLDFHETAGAMLASQETSSASSYTSDFNKRLLSSYICKVLGNLQLNLLSKSKVYEDSALSSIFLHNNYNYILKSLEKSELIQLVTVTQKKAESSYRELIEQQIQMYQRSWLKVTEHLTDRNMPVFQPGTKLKDKERQVIKDKFKGFNDGLDELCKTQKGWAIPDKEQRDFIRQAQRKVVSDTYRAFLLRCANISFTKNPEKYHKYRPEEVEEMIEKLFDTSA, encoded by the exons ATGATTCCTACCGAAGATGCGTCCGcgaggaagagagagatagaagatAAACTGaaacag GAACAAGAGACTCTGTCGTTCATCAGAGAGAATCTGGAGAAGAGTGATCAGCTGACCAATGGCATg GTCTCCATCCTGTCGTCGTTCGAGAGCCGCCTGATGCAGCTGGAGAACTCCATAATCCCCGTCCACAAGCAGACGGAGAACCTGCAGCGGCTGCAGGAGAACGTGGACAAGACTCTGTCCTGCATGGATCACGTCATCAGTTACTATCACGTGGCCAAAGACACGGACAGGATCATCAGAGAGGG ACCGACGGGTCGACTCGACGAGTATCTCGCTTGCATCGCAAAGATCCAGAAAGCTGTGGATTACTTTCAGGACAACAATCCCGACAGTCCTGAACTCAACACAGTG AAAGCTCGTTTTGATAAGGGtaaggagctgctggaggccgAGTTCCGCAGCCTGCTGACCCGCTACAGCAAACCCGTCCCCCCCATCCTCATCCTGGACGCCATCAGCGTGGACGAGGagctggaggtgcaggaggaCGTGGTGCTGGAACATCTGCCTGAGGCCGTGCTCCAGGACATCATCTGCATCGCCGGCTGGCTGGTGGAGTACGGACACAACCAGG ATTTCATGAACGTCTACTTCCAGATCAGGTCCAATCAGCTCGATCGATCCATCAAAGGCCTGAAGGATCATTTCCGCAAGAACAGCGCCTCCTCCGGGATCCTCTACTCCCCCGCCGTCCAGACCAAACGCAAGGACACGCCCACCAAAAAGGCTCCTAAGAGACCAG GGACCATTCGAAAGGCTCAGAACCTTCTGAAACAGTACTCACAGCATGGGCTGGATGGGAAAAAGGGGGGCTCTAACCTCACTCCTCTGGAAG GGAAAGACGACGTCCTGGACATCGAGATCGACTCGTACATCCACTGCATCAGCGCCTTCGTCAAGCTGGCGCAGAGCGAGTACGTGCTGCTGACGGAGATCATCCCCGAGCACCATCAGAAGAAGACGTTTGACTCCCTCATTCAG GAAGCTCTGGACAACCTGATGCTGGAGGGAGACAACATCGTGTCGGCGGCGCGCAGAGCCATCATGCGTCACGACTACTCAGCCGTCCTCACCATCTTCCCCATCCTGAGACACCTGAAGATGAACAAGTCTGAGTTCGATGCCACGCTGCAG ggaACAGCAGCGAGCACCAAGAACAAACTGCCCACACTCATCACGTCCATGGAGACGATCGGAGCCAAAGCTCTGGAGGAGTTCGCCGACAGCATCAAG AACGACCCTGATAAAGAATACAACATGCCCAAAGACGGGACCGTGCACGAGCTGACCAGCAAC GCGATCctgttcctgcagcagctgctcgaCTTCCACGAGACGGCCGGAGCCATGTTGGCGTCACAAG AGACGAGTTCAGCGAGCAGCTACACCTCCGACTTCAACAAACGGCTCCTCAGCAGCTACATAT GTAAAGTTCTGGGAAACCTGCAGCTGAACTTGCTCAGTAAATCCAAAGTGTACGAGGACTCAGCGCTGAGCTCCATCTTCCtgcacaacaactacaactacatCCTCAAGTCTCTGGAGAA GTCTGAGTTGATCCAGCTGGTGACTGTGACCCAGAAGAAAGCTGAGAGTTCGTACCGAGAGCTGATAGAGCAGCAGATCCAGATGTACCAGCGCAG CTGGCTGAAAGTCACAGAGCACCTGACCGACAGGAACATGCCCGTCTTCCAACCCGGCACCAAG CTGAAAGATAAAGAACGACAAGTAATCAAAGACAAATTCAAG GGTTTTAACGACGGGCTGGACGAGTTGTGTAAGACTCAGAAGGGTTGGGCCATTCCCGACAAGGAGCAGCGGGACTTCATCCGTCAGGCTCAGAGGAAAGTGGTGTCGGATACGTACAGAGCGTTTCTGCTGCG ATGTGCCAACATTTCTTTCACCAAGAACCCTGAGAAGTATCACAAGTATCGCccggaggaagtggaggagatgaTCGAGAAGCTGTTCGACACGTCCGCCTGA
- the exoc7 gene encoding exocyst complex component 7 isoform X4 encodes MIPTEDASARKREIEDKLKQEQETLSFIRENLEKSDQLTNGMVSILSSFESRLMQLENSIIPVHKQTENLQRLQENVDKTLSCMDHVISYYHVAKDTDRIIREGPTGRLDEYLACIAKIQKAVDYFQDNNPDSPELNTVKARFDKGKELLEAEFRSLLTRYSKPVPPILILDAISVDEELEVQEDVVLEHLPEAVLQDIICIAGWLVEYGHNQDFMNVYFQIRSNQLDRSIKGLKDHFRKNSASSGILYSPAVQTKRKDTPTKKAPKRPGTIRKAQNLLKQYSQHGLDGKKGGSNLTPLEGYDHDLRVKHHSDALTEKHGAAAGKDDVLDIEIDSYIHCISAFVKLAQSEYVLLTEIIPEHHQKKTFDSLIQEALDNLMLEGDNIVSAARRAIMRHDYSAVLTIFPILRHLKMNKSEFDATLQGTAASTKNKLPTLITSMETIGAKALEEFADSIKNDPDKEYNMPKDGTVHELTSNAILFLQQLLDFHETAGAMLASQETSSASSYTSDFNKRLLSSYICKVLGNLQLNLLSKSKVYEDSALSSIFLHNNYNYILKSLEKSELIQLVTVTQKKAESSYRELIEQQIQMYQRSWLKVTEHLTDRNMPVFQPGTKLKDKERQVIKDKFKGFNDGLDELCKTQKGWAIPDKEQRDFIRQAQRKVVSDTYRAFLLRCANISFTKNPEKYHKYRPEEVEEMIEKLFDTSA; translated from the exons ATGATTCCTACCGAAGATGCGTCCGcgaggaagagagagatagaagatAAACTGaaacag GAACAAGAGACTCTGTCGTTCATCAGAGAGAATCTGGAGAAGAGTGATCAGCTGACCAATGGCATg GTCTCCATCCTGTCGTCGTTCGAGAGCCGCCTGATGCAGCTGGAGAACTCCATAATCCCCGTCCACAAGCAGACGGAGAACCTGCAGCGGCTGCAGGAGAACGTGGACAAGACTCTGTCCTGCATGGATCACGTCATCAGTTACTATCACGTGGCCAAAGACACGGACAGGATCATCAGAGAGGG ACCGACGGGTCGACTCGACGAGTATCTCGCTTGCATCGCAAAGATCCAGAAAGCTGTGGATTACTTTCAGGACAACAATCCCGACAGTCCTGAACTCAACACAGTG AAAGCTCGTTTTGATAAGGGtaaggagctgctggaggccgAGTTCCGCAGCCTGCTGACCCGCTACAGCAAACCCGTCCCCCCCATCCTCATCCTGGACGCCATCAGCGTGGACGAGGagctggaggtgcaggaggaCGTGGTGCTGGAACATCTGCCTGAGGCCGTGCTCCAGGACATCATCTGCATCGCCGGCTGGCTGGTGGAGTACGGACACAACCAGG ATTTCATGAACGTCTACTTCCAGATCAGGTCCAATCAGCTCGATCGATCCATCAAAGGCCTGAAGGATCATTTCCGCAAGAACAGCGCCTCCTCCGGGATCCTCTACTCCCCCGCCGTCCAGACCAAACGCAAGGACACGCCCACCAAAAAGGCTCCTAAGAGACCAG GGACCATTCGAAAGGCTCAGAACCTTCTGAAACAGTACTCACAGCATGGGCTGGATGGGAAAAAGGGGGGCTCTAACCTCACTCCTCTGGAAG GTTACGATCACGACCTGCGGGTCAAACATCACAGTGACGCTCTGACCGAGAAGCACGGGGCCGCCGCAG GGAAAGACGACGTCCTGGACATCGAGATCGACTCGTACATCCACTGCATCAGCGCCTTCGTCAAGCTGGCGCAGAGCGAGTACGTGCTGCTGACGGAGATCATCCCCGAGCACCATCAGAAGAAGACGTTTGACTCCCTCATTCAG GAAGCTCTGGACAACCTGATGCTGGAGGGAGACAACATCGTGTCGGCGGCGCGCAGAGCCATCATGCGTCACGACTACTCAGCCGTCCTCACCATCTTCCCCATCCTGAGACACCTGAAGATGAACAAGTCTGAGTTCGATGCCACGCTGCAG ggaACAGCAGCGAGCACCAAGAACAAACTGCCCACACTCATCACGTCCATGGAGACGATCGGAGCCAAAGCTCTGGAGGAGTTCGCCGACAGCATCAAG AACGACCCTGATAAAGAATACAACATGCCCAAAGACGGGACCGTGCACGAGCTGACCAGCAAC GCGATCctgttcctgcagcagctgctcgaCTTCCACGAGACGGCCGGAGCCATGTTGGCGTCACAAG AGACGAGTTCAGCGAGCAGCTACACCTCCGACTTCAACAAACGGCTCCTCAGCAGCTACATAT GTAAAGTTCTGGGAAACCTGCAGCTGAACTTGCTCAGTAAATCCAAAGTGTACGAGGACTCAGCGCTGAGCTCCATCTTCCtgcacaacaactacaactacatCCTCAAGTCTCTGGAGAA GTCTGAGTTGATCCAGCTGGTGACTGTGACCCAGAAGAAAGCTGAGAGTTCGTACCGAGAGCTGATAGAGCAGCAGATCCAGATGTACCAGCGCAG CTGGCTGAAAGTCACAGAGCACCTGACCGACAGGAACATGCCCGTCTTCCAACCCGGCACCAAG CTGAAAGATAAAGAACGACAAGTAATCAAAGACAAATTCAAG GGTTTTAACGACGGGCTGGACGAGTTGTGTAAGACTCAGAAGGGTTGGGCCATTCCCGACAAGGAGCAGCGGGACTTCATCCGTCAGGCTCAGAGGAAAGTGGTGTCGGATACGTACAGAGCGTTTCTGCTGCG ATGTGCCAACATTTCTTTCACCAAGAACCCTGAGAAGTATCACAAGTATCGCccggaggaagtggaggagatgaTCGAGAAGCTGTTCGACACGTCCGCCTGA
- the exoc7 gene encoding exocyst complex component 7 isoform X9, protein MIPTEDASARKREIEDKLKQEQETLSFIRENLEKSDQLTNGMVSILSSFESRLMQLENSIIPVHKQTENLQRLQENVDKTLSCMDHVISYYHVAKDTDRIIREGPTGRLDEYLACIAKIQKAVDYFQDNNPDSPELNTVKARFDKGKELLEAEFRSLLTRYSKPVPPILILDAISVDEELEVQEDVVLEHLPEAVLQDIICIAGWLVEYGHNQDFMNVYFQIRSNQLDRSIKGLKDHFRKNSASSGILYSPAVQTKRKDTPTKKAPKRPVFIPGTIRKAQNLLKQYSQHGLDGKKGGSNLTPLEGKDDVLDIEIDSYIHCISAFVKLAQSEYVLLTEIIPEHHQKKTFDSLIQEALDNLMLEGDNIVSAARRAIMRHDYSAVLTIFPILRHLKMNKSEFDATLQGTAASTKNKLPTLITSMETIGAKALEEFADSIKNDPDKEYNMPKDGTVHELTSNAILFLQQLLDFHETAGAMLASQETSSASSYTSDFNKRLLSSYICKVLGNLQLNLLSKSKVYEDSALSSIFLHNNYNYILKSLEKSELIQLVTVTQKKAESSYRELIEQQIQMYQRSWLKVTEHLTDRNMPVFQPGTKLKDKERQVIKDKFKGFNDGLDELCKTQKGWAIPDKEQRDFIRQAQRKVVSDTYRAFLLRCANISFTKNPEKYHKYRPEEVEEMIEKLFDTSA, encoded by the exons ATGATTCCTACCGAAGATGCGTCCGcgaggaagagagagatagaagatAAACTGaaacag GAACAAGAGACTCTGTCGTTCATCAGAGAGAATCTGGAGAAGAGTGATCAGCTGACCAATGGCATg GTCTCCATCCTGTCGTCGTTCGAGAGCCGCCTGATGCAGCTGGAGAACTCCATAATCCCCGTCCACAAGCAGACGGAGAACCTGCAGCGGCTGCAGGAGAACGTGGACAAGACTCTGTCCTGCATGGATCACGTCATCAGTTACTATCACGTGGCCAAAGACACGGACAGGATCATCAGAGAGGG ACCGACGGGTCGACTCGACGAGTATCTCGCTTGCATCGCAAAGATCCAGAAAGCTGTGGATTACTTTCAGGACAACAATCCCGACAGTCCTGAACTCAACACAGTG AAAGCTCGTTTTGATAAGGGtaaggagctgctggaggccgAGTTCCGCAGCCTGCTGACCCGCTACAGCAAACCCGTCCCCCCCATCCTCATCCTGGACGCCATCAGCGTGGACGAGGagctggaggtgcaggaggaCGTGGTGCTGGAACATCTGCCTGAGGCCGTGCTCCAGGACATCATCTGCATCGCCGGCTGGCTGGTGGAGTACGGACACAACCAGG ATTTCATGAACGTCTACTTCCAGATCAGGTCCAATCAGCTCGATCGATCCATCAAAGGCCTGAAGGATCATTTCCGCAAGAACAGCGCCTCCTCCGGGATCCTCTACTCCCCCGCCGTCCAGACCAAACGCAAGGACACGCCCACCAAAAAGGCTCCTAAGAGACCAG TCTTCATCCCAG GGACCATTCGAAAGGCTCAGAACCTTCTGAAACAGTACTCACAGCATGGGCTGGATGGGAAAAAGGGGGGCTCTAACCTCACTCCTCTGGAAG GGAAAGACGACGTCCTGGACATCGAGATCGACTCGTACATCCACTGCATCAGCGCCTTCGTCAAGCTGGCGCAGAGCGAGTACGTGCTGCTGACGGAGATCATCCCCGAGCACCATCAGAAGAAGACGTTTGACTCCCTCATTCAG GAAGCTCTGGACAACCTGATGCTGGAGGGAGACAACATCGTGTCGGCGGCGCGCAGAGCCATCATGCGTCACGACTACTCAGCCGTCCTCACCATCTTCCCCATCCTGAGACACCTGAAGATGAACAAGTCTGAGTTCGATGCCACGCTGCAG ggaACAGCAGCGAGCACCAAGAACAAACTGCCCACACTCATCACGTCCATGGAGACGATCGGAGCCAAAGCTCTGGAGGAGTTCGCCGACAGCATCAAG AACGACCCTGATAAAGAATACAACATGCCCAAAGACGGGACCGTGCACGAGCTGACCAGCAAC GCGATCctgttcctgcagcagctgctcgaCTTCCACGAGACGGCCGGAGCCATGTTGGCGTCACAAG AGACGAGTTCAGCGAGCAGCTACACCTCCGACTTCAACAAACGGCTCCTCAGCAGCTACATAT GTAAAGTTCTGGGAAACCTGCAGCTGAACTTGCTCAGTAAATCCAAAGTGTACGAGGACTCAGCGCTGAGCTCCATCTTCCtgcacaacaactacaactacatCCTCAAGTCTCTGGAGAA GTCTGAGTTGATCCAGCTGGTGACTGTGACCCAGAAGAAAGCTGAGAGTTCGTACCGAGAGCTGATAGAGCAGCAGATCCAGATGTACCAGCGCAG CTGGCTGAAAGTCACAGAGCACCTGACCGACAGGAACATGCCCGTCTTCCAACCCGGCACCAAG CTGAAAGATAAAGAACGACAAGTAATCAAAGACAAATTCAAG GGTTTTAACGACGGGCTGGACGAGTTGTGTAAGACTCAGAAGGGTTGGGCCATTCCCGACAAGGAGCAGCGGGACTTCATCCGTCAGGCTCAGAGGAAAGTGGTGTCGGATACGTACAGAGCGTTTCTGCTGCG ATGTGCCAACATTTCTTTCACCAAGAACCCTGAGAAGTATCACAAGTATCGCccggaggaagtggaggagatgaTCGAGAAGCTGTTCGACACGTCCGCCTGA
- the exoc7 gene encoding exocyst complex component 7 isoform X15, which produces MVSILSSFESRLMQLENSIIPVHKQTENLQRLQENVDKTLSCMDHVISYYHVAKDTDRIIREGPTGRLDEYLACIAKIQKAVDYFQDNNPDSPELNTVKARFDKGKELLEAEFRSLLTRYSKPVPPILILDAISVDEELEVQEDVVLEHLPEAVLQDIICIAGWLVEYGHNQDFMNVYFQIRSNQLDRSIKGLKDHFRKNSASSGILYSPAVQTKRKDTPTKKAPKRPGKDDVLDIEIDSYIHCISAFVKLAQSEYVLLTEIIPEHHQKKTFDSLIQEALDNLMLEGDNIVSAARRAIMRHDYSAVLTIFPILRHLKMNKSEFDATLQGTAASTKNKLPTLITSMETIGAKALEEFADSIKNDPDKEYNMPKDGTVHELTSNAILFLQQLLDFHETAGAMLASQETSSASSYTSDFNKRLLSSYICKVLGNLQLNLLSKSKVYEDSALSSIFLHNNYNYILKSLEKSELIQLVTVTQKKAESSYRELIEQQIQMYQRSWLKVTEHLTDRNMPVFQPGTKLKDKERQVIKDKFKGFNDGLDELCKTQKGWAIPDKEQRDFIRQAQRKVVSDTYRAFLLRCANISFTKNPEKYHKYRPEEVEEMIEKLFDTSA; this is translated from the exons ATg GTCTCCATCCTGTCGTCGTTCGAGAGCCGCCTGATGCAGCTGGAGAACTCCATAATCCCCGTCCACAAGCAGACGGAGAACCTGCAGCGGCTGCAGGAGAACGTGGACAAGACTCTGTCCTGCATGGATCACGTCATCAGTTACTATCACGTGGCCAAAGACACGGACAGGATCATCAGAGAGGG ACCGACGGGTCGACTCGACGAGTATCTCGCTTGCATCGCAAAGATCCAGAAAGCTGTGGATTACTTTCAGGACAACAATCCCGACAGTCCTGAACTCAACACAGTG AAAGCTCGTTTTGATAAGGGtaaggagctgctggaggccgAGTTCCGCAGCCTGCTGACCCGCTACAGCAAACCCGTCCCCCCCATCCTCATCCTGGACGCCATCAGCGTGGACGAGGagctggaggtgcaggaggaCGTGGTGCTGGAACATCTGCCTGAGGCCGTGCTCCAGGACATCATCTGCATCGCCGGCTGGCTGGTGGAGTACGGACACAACCAGG ATTTCATGAACGTCTACTTCCAGATCAGGTCCAATCAGCTCGATCGATCCATCAAAGGCCTGAAGGATCATTTCCGCAAGAACAGCGCCTCCTCCGGGATCCTCTACTCCCCCGCCGTCCAGACCAAACGCAAGGACACGCCCACCAAAAAGGCTCCTAAGAGACCAG GGAAAGACGACGTCCTGGACATCGAGATCGACTCGTACATCCACTGCATCAGCGCCTTCGTCAAGCTGGCGCAGAGCGAGTACGTGCTGCTGACGGAGATCATCCCCGAGCACCATCAGAAGAAGACGTTTGACTCCCTCATTCAG GAAGCTCTGGACAACCTGATGCTGGAGGGAGACAACATCGTGTCGGCGGCGCGCAGAGCCATCATGCGTCACGACTACTCAGCCGTCCTCACCATCTTCCCCATCCTGAGACACCTGAAGATGAACAAGTCTGAGTTCGATGCCACGCTGCAG ggaACAGCAGCGAGCACCAAGAACAAACTGCCCACACTCATCACGTCCATGGAGACGATCGGAGCCAAAGCTCTGGAGGAGTTCGCCGACAGCATCAAG AACGACCCTGATAAAGAATACAACATGCCCAAAGACGGGACCGTGCACGAGCTGACCAGCAAC GCGATCctgttcctgcagcagctgctcgaCTTCCACGAGACGGCCGGAGCCATGTTGGCGTCACAAG AGACGAGTTCAGCGAGCAGCTACACCTCCGACTTCAACAAACGGCTCCTCAGCAGCTACATAT GTAAAGTTCTGGGAAACCTGCAGCTGAACTTGCTCAGTAAATCCAAAGTGTACGAGGACTCAGCGCTGAGCTCCATCTTCCtgcacaacaactacaactacatCCTCAAGTCTCTGGAGAA GTCTGAGTTGATCCAGCTGGTGACTGTGACCCAGAAGAAAGCTGAGAGTTCGTACCGAGAGCTGATAGAGCAGCAGATCCAGATGTACCAGCGCAG CTGGCTGAAAGTCACAGAGCACCTGACCGACAGGAACATGCCCGTCTTCCAACCCGGCACCAAG CTGAAAGATAAAGAACGACAAGTAATCAAAGACAAATTCAAG GGTTTTAACGACGGGCTGGACGAGTTGTGTAAGACTCAGAAGGGTTGGGCCATTCCCGACAAGGAGCAGCGGGACTTCATCCGTCAGGCTCAGAGGAAAGTGGTGTCGGATACGTACAGAGCGTTTCTGCTGCG ATGTGCCAACATTTCTTTCACCAAGAACCCTGAGAAGTATCACAAGTATCGCccggaggaagtggaggagatgaTCGAGAAGCTGTTCGACACGTCCGCCTGA